A window from Leptothermofonsia sichuanensis E412 encodes these proteins:
- a CDS encoding response regulator transcription factor — translation MEILIVEDEAEIAQLIQLYLEKEGFTCHVCRDGINALQMFQEQKPDLIILDLMIPGLDGLEVCARIRQKPGTKDPFILMLTAKGEEIDRIIGLSTGADDYMVKPFSPKELVARVRALLRRTLRQGGQSQTYRTQHFFIDIDQRLAQRNLGSGEMEPLDLTTLEFDLLATFMSYPGRVWNRAQLIDKLWGSNFFGDERVVDTHVARLRKKIEPDPASPTFVKTVIGVGYKFEDSVA, via the coding sequence ATGGAAATCTTAATTGTTGAAGATGAGGCAGAAATCGCCCAACTGATCCAACTCTATCTGGAGAAAGAAGGGTTTACCTGCCATGTTTGTCGGGATGGCATTAATGCTCTGCAAATGTTTCAAGAGCAGAAGCCCGATCTGATCATCCTGGATTTGATGATCCCGGGACTGGATGGGCTGGAAGTGTGTGCCCGAATTCGGCAAAAACCGGGGACTAAAGACCCCTTTATTTTGATGCTGACGGCAAAAGGAGAAGAAATTGATCGCATCATTGGGTTGTCAACCGGGGCAGATGATTACATGGTTAAGCCCTTCAGCCCGAAGGAACTGGTCGCACGAGTCCGTGCTCTTTTGAGACGCACGCTACGCCAGGGGGGACAGAGCCAGACCTATCGAACTCAACACTTTTTCATCGATATTGACCAGCGGCTTGCCCAGCGCAATCTGGGTTCTGGTGAGATGGAACCGCTGGATCTCACAACGCTGGAGTTTGACCTGCTGGCAACCTTCATGAGTTACCCTGGACGTGTCTGGAACCGGGCACAACTGATCGATAAACTCTGGGGCAGTAATTTCTTCGGGGATGAGCGGGTGGTAGACACCCATGTTGCCCGTTTACGGAAAAAAATAGAACCAGACCCTGCCAGTCCCACATTTGTTAAAACCGTAATTGGAGTGGGCTACAAGTTTGAAGATTCAGTCGCGTAA